One region of Poecile atricapillus isolate bPoeAtr1 chromosome 8, bPoeAtr1.hap1, whole genome shotgun sequence genomic DNA includes:
- the NCBP2AS2 gene encoding protein NCBP2AS2 encodes MALLRALRLLLSSPRLVERLSESRPIRAAARLTATALTRGQRDLAPRLLRLRDAFLAELKDGARARGWPWPRGPGRGGRPGSAP; translated from the coding sequence ATGGCGCTGCTGCGGGCTCTGcggctgctgctctccagcccgCGGCTCGTGGAGCGGCTGTCGGAGTCGCGGCCCATCCGCGCCGCCGCCCGGCTCACCGCCACCGCCCTCACCCGCGGCCAGCGCGACCTGGCCCCGCGCCTGCTTCGCCTGCGCGACGCCTTCCTCGCCGAGCTCAAGGACGGCGCCCGCGCGCGGGGCTGGCCGTGGCCgcgcgggccgggccgcggcGGCCGCCCCGGATCAGCGCCGTGA
- the NCBP2 gene encoding nuclear cap-binding protein subunit 2 isoform X1 codes for MSSGGTLSILRSDSYAELSQYRDQHFRGTRYDQERLLRKSCTLYVGNLSFYTTEEQIHELFGKSGDIKKVIMGLDKVKKTACGFCFVEYYARGDAENAMRYINGTRLDDRIIRTDWDAGFKEGRQYGRGRSGGQVGCHTAWDFKGMVTLPNFLVLNEHRTISKIAA; via the exons ATGAGCTCCGGCGGGACGCTAAGCATCCTGCGCAGCGATTCCTACGCCGAACTCAGCCAGTACCGGGACCAGCATTTCCGG GGGACGCGGTACGACCAGGAGCGGCTGCTGCGGAAGAGCTGCACACTGTACGTGGGGAACCTCTCCTTCTACACCACGGAGGAGCAGATCCACGAGCTCTTCGGCAAAAGCGGCGACATCAAGAAGGTCATCATGGGGCTGGACAAAGTGAAGAAAACCGCCTGCGGCTTCTGCTTCGTGGA GTATTATGCCAGAGGAGATGCTGAAAATGCAATGCGATACATCAATGGGACCAGACTTGATGACAGGATCATAAGGACAGACTGGGATGCAGGATTTAAGGAGGGTAGGCAGTATGGCCGTGGAAGATCAGGGGGACAGGTAGGTTGTCATACAGCCTGGGATTTTAAGGGAATGGTGACTTTGCCAAATTTCTTGGTTTTGAATGAGCACAGAACAATTTCAAAAATAGCAGCTTAG
- the NCBP2 gene encoding nuclear cap-binding protein subunit 2 isoform X3: protein MSSGGTLSILRSDSYAELSQYRDQHFRSCTLYVGNLSFYTTEEQIHELFGKSGDIKKVIMGLDKVKKTACGFCFVEYYARGDAENAMRYINGTRLDDRIIRTDWDAGFKEGRQYGRGRSGGQVRDEYRQDYDAGRGGYGKTVQCQ from the exons ATGAGCTCCGGCGGGACGCTAAGCATCCTGCGCAGCGATTCCTACGCCGAACTCAGCCAGTACCGGGACCAGCATTTCCGG AGCTGCACACTGTACGTGGGGAACCTCTCCTTCTACACCACGGAGGAGCAGATCCACGAGCTCTTCGGCAAAAGCGGCGACATCAAGAAGGTCATCATGGGGCTGGACAAAGTGAAGAAAACCGCCTGCGGCTTCTGCTTCGTGGA GTATTATGCCAGAGGAGATGCTGAAAATGCAATGCGATACATCAATGGGACCAGACTTGATGACAGGATCATAAGGACAGACTGGGATGCAGGATTTAAGGAGGGTAGGCAGTATGGCCGTGGAAGATCAGGGGGACAG GTCCGAGATGAGTATCGGCAAGACTATGATGCTGGAAGAGGTGGCTATGGCAAAACTGTTCAGTGCCAGTGA
- the PIGZ gene encoding GPI mannosyltransferase 4: MVARALWALLAALRAGWCLLPQSGYLHPDEFFQAPEVMAGDILNLQVYYPWEFLSSSPCRTVVFPLMTSGITYWLIKSLQQLDICSSCINSYTLLVSPRLLFTIFSFILDYSVYRLASFWGADPWKALVLLAGSYVTLVFYTRTFTNTLEGLLFALLMVLVSSKKPSGSSAEPTSTSLIGVITTAGFFNRPTFLAFALMPLLYWAGLIVDSQKSIKTLINHFLKFILCACFTAFVFITADTFYFTSVSLDNLYITPFNFLSYNLNPHNLALHGTHPRVTHFTVNGVMLFGILHILAIGAGFKMLKKYVHQLMLVRWCYHGPPGLLYSEGSPTLLLFYFVPLAFLSLFSHQEPRFLIPLILPLVLLSASPNRAVKWKLLIVLFNLLGALLFGCLHQGGLIPCLFHLEQLIHSPASSSHPQHYTLLFAHTYMPPRSLLNIKQTDMHVEIIDMAGAGEETLCQTVEQRASNSTCSNCHIFIVIPGTVRATITKCGVSFKNETLIFPHLSMEDPPQIPVLSSGNWRSQLGLYILELNRDHQTL, translated from the exons ATGGTGGCGCGGGCGCTGTGGGCGCTGCTGGCGGCGCTGCGGGCGGGCTGGTGCCTCCTGCCGCAGAGCGGGTACCTGCACCCCGACGAATTCTTCCAGGCACCCGAGGTCATGGCAG GAGATATTTTAAACCTACAGGTCTATTATCCTTGGGAGttcctttccagctctccttGCAGAACAGTTGTTTTCCCATTAATGACATCAGGAATTACGTACTGGCTGATCAAGTCTTTGCAGCAATTGGACATATGTTCAAGTTGCATCAACAGCTACACTCTCCTTGTATCTCCTCGCCTGCTCTTTACAATCTTTTCTTTCATACTCGACTATAGTGTTTATCGATTGGCCTCTTTCTGGGGAGCAGATCCGTGGAAAGCGCTGGTACTTCTCGCTGGATCATATGTCACGCTGGTGTTTTATACAAGAACGTTTACCAACACACTCGAAGGACTTCTCTTTGCTCTTCTCATGGTACTGGTTTCTTCAAAGAAGCCTAgtggcagctcagcagagcctACAAGCACCTCTCTCATAGGGGTCATAACAACTGCTGGGTTTTTCAACAGGCCAACCTTTCTGGCATTTGCTCTAATGCCCCTGCTTTACTGGGCCGGTTTAATTGTTGACTCTCAGAAGAGCATTAAAACTCTCATAAATCACTTTTTGAAGTTTATCCTATGTGCATGTTTTACCGCTTTTGTTTTCATAACCGCTGACACCTTCTATTTTACCTCCGTGAGCTTAGACAACCTCTACA TAACCCCCTTCAATTTTCTCAGCTATAATCTTAATCCTCATAATCTTGCACTGCATGGAACTCACCCGCGAGTTACACATTTTACAGTCAACGGAGTAATGCTCTTTGGGATCTTACATATTCTGGCCATTGGTGCGGGCTTTAAAATGCTAAAGAAATACGTCCATCAGTTAATGCTGGTCAGATGGTGTTACCATGGGCCTCCTGGGTTGTTGTATTCCGAGGGCAGTCCAACAttgctgctgttttattttgtgcCTTTGgcatttctctctctgttcagTCACCAGGAGCCTCGGTTTCTCATCCCTCTCATCCTGCCATTGGTCCTGCTCAGCGCGTCACCAAACAGAGCCGTAAAATGGAAACTCCTCATTGTTCTGTTCAACCTTCTGGGGGCACTTCTCTTTGGATGTTTACACCAGGGAGGGCTCATTCCCTGTTTGTTTCACTTGGAGCAGCTCATCCATTCTCCAGCGTCCTCAAGCCATCCGCAGCACTACACTCTGCTCTTTGCGCACACCTACATGCCTCCAAGGTCTCTGCTCAATATCAAGCAGACAGATATGCATGTGGAAATCATTGAcatggctggggctggagaagaAACCCTTTGCCAGACAGTAGAGCAGCGAGCAAGCAATTCTACCTGCAGCAACTGTCACATCTTTATTGTAATCCCTGGTACAGTCAGAGCCACAATTACAAAATGTGGTGTCTCATTCAAGAACGAGACTTTGATATTTCCTCACTTATCAATGGAAGACCCACCACAAATACCTGTCCTATCCAGTGGAAATTGGAGGAGTCAGTTAGGACTTTACATCCTTGAGCTAAACAGAGATCATCAGACCCTTTAG
- the NCBP2 gene encoding nuclear cap-binding protein subunit 2 isoform X2, with protein MSSGGTLSILRSDSYAELSQYRDQHFRGTRYDQERLLRKSCTLYVGNLSFYTTEEQIHELFGKSGDIKKVIMGLDKVKKTACGFCFVEYYARGDAENAMRYINGTRLDDRIIRTDWDAGFKEGRQYGRGRSGGQVRDEYRQDYDAGRGGYGKTVQCQ; from the exons ATGAGCTCCGGCGGGACGCTAAGCATCCTGCGCAGCGATTCCTACGCCGAACTCAGCCAGTACCGGGACCAGCATTTCCGG GGGACGCGGTACGACCAGGAGCGGCTGCTGCGGAAGAGCTGCACACTGTACGTGGGGAACCTCTCCTTCTACACCACGGAGGAGCAGATCCACGAGCTCTTCGGCAAAAGCGGCGACATCAAGAAGGTCATCATGGGGCTGGACAAAGTGAAGAAAACCGCCTGCGGCTTCTGCTTCGTGGA GTATTATGCCAGAGGAGATGCTGAAAATGCAATGCGATACATCAATGGGACCAGACTTGATGACAGGATCATAAGGACAGACTGGGATGCAGGATTTAAGGAGGGTAGGCAGTATGGCCGTGGAAGATCAGGGGGACAG GTCCGAGATGAGTATCGGCAAGACTATGATGCTGGAAGAGGTGGCTATGGCAAAACTGTTCAGTGCCAGTGA